In Drosophila suzukii chromosome Y, CBGP_Dsuzu_IsoJpt1.0, whole genome shotgun sequence, the following proteins share a genomic window:
- the LOC139353609 gene encoding uncharacterized protein, with the protein MGARWISYLRKRELEAILKEFSLEATGTVEEMRSRLSAFNNRDDHVLEIAERLQDCEAEITAALTDRKQRSPTPYPHPPGPTQLQVPALEGRGAADVVGDTEIHPVKREIFPRKSEMSAATLAEKLKNWGITFDGTTDPITFIQHLEERATAHEVDVEKMPQAIPGLLTDTAEHWFRTSQLLGKSWTNFKKAFLDFFLPPRYFQRLEDERVRDPSVCRSITNRSTEFHTTGQTTTHPSHSFTISSSSGEQVNGAELQSCLQELCPGGSPFSYMSQSHSPLLLGLWSQRSTHSRVLPSYPAGKREESSPELGEILQVQSSRNIAQVQIEGQEFNATIDTGASRSFVSERVVQRVGTPHNVRSVHTHVRNNLFRRNHATVSAEPVEEGRAPSPVRPGYTPDTGGALAAITANAEQEELEPWVNKFLQEELAKFEGLTGVSNIAEHTITMRDDKPIKQRYFPKNPAMQRIIDEQIDELLRNDCIEPSRSPHSAPIVLVGKKSGEMRLCVDFRQLNAHSIPDAYPLPRITHIWERLRHAKYISTLDLKSGYWQIPVAESSRECTAFTVPRRGLYHWKMMPFGLHSAPATFQRALDSVIGPDMEPNAFAYLDDIIIIGRTLEEHVQHLQEVFRRLRKANLRLNAKKCSFFKRSLVYLGHVISEEGIHTDPDKISAVRGLSPPTTCKELRRFVPNFASVVQPMSLLLKKGKKWQW; encoded by the coding sequence ATGGGGGCGCGTTGGATTTCGTATCTCCGGAAGCGGGAATTGGAGGCGATTCTGAAGGAGTTTTCCTTGGAAGCAACCGGAACAGTTGAGGAAATGAGGAGCCGGCTGTCTGCTTTTAATAATCGGGACGACCACGTGCTGGAGATAGCCGAGCGGCTACAGGATTGCGAAGCGGAAATTACAGCCGCCCTAACGGATAGGAAGCAGCGTTCACCGACTCCGTACCCACACCCACCGGGTCCAACACAGCTTCAGGTGCCAGCACTGGAAGGCCGAGGTGCCGCCGATGTAGTCGGAGACACGGAGATCCATCCGGTCAAGCGGGAAATTTTTCCCAGGAAATCAGAGATGTCCGCAGCCACGCTAGCGGAAAAGCTGAAGAATTGGGGAATCACTTTTGACGGGACCACGGACCCCATAACCTTCATCCAACACCTCGAGGAACGAGCCACCGCACACGAAGTTGACGTGGAGAAGATGCCGCAGGCCATCCCTGGTCTTTTGACGGATACAGCTGAGCACTGGTTTCGGACAAGCCAGCTGCTAGGAAAATCTTGGACGAACTTTAAGAAGGCGTTTCTTGActtctttctgccacccagGTACTTTCAGCGACTCGAGGATGAACGAGTACGAGATCCCAGCGTATGCAGGAGCATCACCAATAGGTCAACAGAATTTCACACGACCGGCCAGACGACCACCCACCCCAGCCACAGTTTTACAATCAGTTCCTCGAGTGGGGAACAGGTCAATGGTGCCGAACTTCAGTCTTGCTTGCAGGAATTGTGCCCAGGAGGGTCACCGTTTAGCTACATGTCGCAATCCCATAGTCCTCTTTTGTTGGGATTGTGGTCGCAGAGGAGTACGCACTCTCGAGTGTTGCCGTCGTACCCAGCCGGGAAACGAGAGGAGTCTTCCCCGGAATTAGGAGAAATCTTACAGGTTCAGTCGAGCAGAAATATCGCGCAGGTGCAAATCGAGGGTCAGGAGTTTAACGCTACCATAGACACCGGAGCTAGCAGAAGCTTCGTGAGCGAACGAGTTGTTCAACGTGTAGGGACGCCACATAACGTACGGTCGGTACACACACACGTGcgaaataatttatttcgaCGGAATCATGCTACTGTTTCAGCGGAACCAGTAGAGGAAGGGCGAGCGCCTTCCCCAGTCAGACCAGGATACACGCCTGACACTGGAGGAGCACTAGCCGCAATCACCGCAAACGCCGAGCAAGAAGAATTAGAACCCTGGGTAAACAAATTCCTACAGGAGGAATTGGCCAAATTCGAAGGATTGACGGGAGTGTCAAATATCGCTGAGCATACGATCACGATGCGAGATGATAAGCCCATCAAACAGAGGTATTTTCCTAAGAATCCCGCGATGCAGAGGATTATCGATGAGCAGATCGACGAACTGCTACGCAACGACTGTATAGAGCCTTCTCGGAGCCCCCACAGCGCCCCTATTGTACTCGTGGGCAAGAAATCTGGAGAGATGCGACTATGTGTAGATTTTCGACAACTAAATGCCCATTCTATTCCAGATGCATACCCGCTGCCAAGGATAACACACATCTGGGAGCGTCTGCGCCATGCCAAGTACATATCGACGCTCGATTTGAAGAGCGGATATTGGCAAATCCCTGTAGCCGAGTCCAGCCGCGAGTGCACAGCATTTACAGTCCCCAGGAGGGGCTTGTACCACTGGAAAATGATGCCGTTTGGCCTCCACTCAGCACCAGCCACATTCCAGCGGGCGCTCGACAGCGTCATAGGACCGGACATGGAGCCCAACGCGTTCGCGTATTTGGatgacatcatcatcatcggccGCACTCTGGAGGAGCATGTGCAGCATCTACAAGAAGTATTTCGACGGCTACGAAAGGCGAACCTTCGTCTCAACGCGAAGAAATGCAGTTTCTTTAAGCGCAGCCTGGTGTACTTGGGACACGTCATCAGTGAGGAGGGAATTCACACGGATCCCGACAAGATTTCGGCAGTACGGGGACTGAGTCCGCCCACCACATGCAAGGAGTTGAGGAGATTTGTACCCAACTTTGCCAGCGTAGTGCAGCCCATGTCTTTGCTACTCAAGAAAGGAAAGAAATGGCAATGGTAG